A genomic region of Porticoccaceae bacterium LTM1 contains the following coding sequences:
- a CDS encoding TonB-dependent receptor: MNIMNRLSKEISRAVRLEVVLLAAISGVCFTNSVIAEEAEDQGEKVLEEVVVIGSRIKRPVDDTALPVTLFSAEDVKLTGEASVAEVLRRLPYNSFGSSTPTGSGGSTGQHVATVDLRGLGFGRTLTLLNGRRLPPDGTFFAFDTNLNFIPSATIERIEVLRGGGSPVYGSDALGGVLNVVLKDNYEGGEVNVQYGSPFDIGGDEVVVGGLYGLNFDRGNLTISAEYRDIGNTQRGEISALAAGPDLGFGYISSGFPTTFNILDAFGDGTDISSPLIAAPNCDPSRIRSTAGAIITNPDTMETITYANTTECRFNNNDDFDFTADTELLSLFMRGNYDLSDSMTLFAEVLYSELDTDSNEGARTIFGLTMASTDPNNPTAAATPSNPLFGVTGPRNLSFNLTAPTPGLNIVETEQILATIGLTWETSHGTLEASYNWSESEGDQTFANTQSTANIQAAIDSGILNPFGTAQNARSAFANGASAFLRHSIGELEVFNINWNGAITALDLATGTPLYSIGYEYRQESYFEEGSGDGFGQGFNDGFALPADNERNVDSVFTELIIPLGQSLEFSWAGRWDSYDLPDFSELTNRYALAWQALSGLNIRASLSEGIAAPNLFFVGSGTTQLVTTAVDTLRCNEAGNDPSDPACQPVSFVQTIKGGSALAPETADNYNLGFSWGINDNWTLSVDYWKVELEDQVANLNSGTVLELEASGADLSSYGVSVTRDANGMITALTSGSTNVTGFETDGYDVGVTYNNELADIGEFSSSLLFTWIDSYDRAAAPGQPVLSAIGYRGQAGSLPGGPEYKGVWSNNLRTGNLLYNVALNFLDGYDGRTPEQALIQQVPPIGDVSKFITVDASVTWSATEHSDLYVGFRNILDEEPTVSRTIFGTGAFDQANSSILGRVLSIRYTHRFTE; encoded by the coding sequence ATGAACATCATGAACAGGCTATCCAAAGAGATTTCGAGGGCGGTTAGGCTGGAAGTCGTATTACTGGCAGCAATTAGTGGTGTTTGTTTTACGAATTCGGTGATCGCTGAAGAGGCCGAAGATCAGGGAGAGAAAGTACTGGAAGAAGTCGTTGTGATCGGCTCACGCATAAAACGGCCAGTGGATGATACCGCCCTGCCCGTAACCCTGTTCAGCGCCGAGGATGTCAAACTGACTGGCGAAGCCTCTGTTGCGGAAGTACTTCGCCGCCTGCCCTATAACTCCTTCGGCTCATCAACCCCTACAGGAAGTGGTGGTTCAACTGGCCAGCACGTCGCCACAGTTGATTTGCGGGGCCTTGGTTTCGGTCGGACGTTGACACTACTGAATGGCCGCCGCCTACCGCCGGACGGCACTTTCTTTGCGTTCGACACTAACCTTAACTTTATTCCATCAGCAACGATTGAACGTATCGAAGTACTCCGCGGTGGCGGCTCACCAGTGTATGGATCCGATGCCCTGGGTGGCGTTCTCAACGTAGTGTTGAAGGACAATTACGAAGGGGGCGAAGTCAACGTGCAATACGGCAGCCCCTTTGACATAGGCGGAGACGAAGTGGTGGTCGGCGGCCTCTACGGCCTCAACTTTGATCGTGGCAACCTGACTATCTCTGCCGAATATCGTGATATCGGCAATACCCAAAGGGGCGAAATCAGCGCACTGGCAGCCGGGCCCGATTTGGGATTCGGCTATATCAGCAGTGGCTTCCCCACAACATTTAACATTCTGGACGCCTTTGGCGATGGCACTGATATATCCAGCCCGTTGATTGCAGCGCCCAATTGCGACCCATCACGGATCCGCTCAACGGCGGGAGCCATCATCACCAACCCCGACACTATGGAGACCATCACTTACGCCAACACCACGGAGTGCCGGTTCAACAATAATGACGACTTCGACTTCACCGCAGACACGGAGTTGCTATCTCTCTTTATGCGTGGCAACTACGATCTCAGCGATTCGATGACCCTGTTTGCCGAAGTGCTCTACAGTGAACTGGATACAGATTCCAATGAAGGTGCCCGAACCATTTTCGGGTTAACCATGGCCAGCACCGACCCGAATAACCCAACCGCTGCGGCCACTCCGTCCAACCCGTTGTTTGGCGTCACCGGGCCCCGGAACCTCAGCTTTAACCTAACTGCCCCTACACCAGGCCTGAATATTGTTGAGACCGAACAGATACTGGCAACCATTGGCCTGACCTGGGAAACCAGCCACGGAACCCTGGAAGCCAGCTATAACTGGAGTGAATCGGAAGGCGATCAGACCTTCGCCAATACCCAGTCGACGGCTAACATCCAGGCCGCTATCGACAGCGGCATACTCAACCCGTTTGGAACTGCACAGAATGCCAGAAGTGCATTCGCCAACGGGGCCAGCGCTTTTCTTCGTCACAGCATCGGAGAACTGGAGGTCTTCAACATCAACTGGAATGGCGCCATCACTGCACTGGATTTAGCCACCGGCACGCCGCTTTATTCCATTGGCTATGAATATCGGCAGGAATCTTATTTCGAAGAGGGCTCTGGCGACGGGTTCGGACAGGGTTTTAATGACGGCTTTGCCCTGCCGGCCGACAATGAGAGAAACGTGGATTCCGTATTCACTGAGTTGATCATACCCCTTGGCCAATCACTGGAATTTAGCTGGGCTGGCCGCTGGGACTCCTACGACTTACCTGATTTCAGTGAACTTACTAATCGCTATGCCCTGGCCTGGCAGGCATTGTCAGGACTTAATATCCGCGCATCACTATCGGAAGGAATTGCAGCACCCAATCTGTTCTTTGTCGGCTCCGGCACAACACAATTGGTTACCACAGCGGTAGACACCCTGCGCTGTAATGAGGCTGGCAACGACCCTTCCGACCCCGCCTGCCAGCCAGTCAGCTTTGTACAGACTATTAAAGGCGGTTCCGCCCTGGCACCGGAAACGGCAGACAATTACAACCTGGGTTTCTCATGGGGGATCAACGACAACTGGACGCTGTCAGTGGACTACTGGAAGGTAGAACTTGAAGACCAGGTGGCCAATCTCAACAGCGGAACAGTGCTGGAACTGGAAGCCTCAGGCGCCGACTTGAGCTCCTATGGAGTGTCAGTGACTCGCGATGCCAACGGCATGATCACCGCGCTTACATCCGGCTCCACGAACGTGACCGGATTTGAAACGGACGGTTATGACGTAGGCGTCACTTACAACAATGAATTGGCAGATATCGGAGAGTTTTCTTCCTCTCTGCTGTTTACCTGGATTGACTCCTACGACCGTGCAGCTGCACCCGGACAACCAGTGCTGAGCGCTATTGGATATCGCGGCCAGGCAGGTTCACTGCCAGGAGGACCTGAGTACAAAGGCGTTTGGAGCAACAATTTACGCACTGGCAACTTGCTTTATAACGTAGCACTAAACTTCCTTGACGGTTACGACGGACGTACTCCCGAACAGGCCCTCATACAACAGGTTCCGCCTATCGGCGACGTCAGTAAATTTATCACCGTAGACGCTTCAGTCACCTGGAGCGCCACTGAACACAGCGACCTGTACGTTGGATTCCGCAATATCCTTGATGAAGAACCCACCGTCAGTCGTACCATTTTTGGCACCGGTGCTTTTGATCAGGCCAACAGCTCCATTTTGGGAAGGGTTTTATCAATCAGGTATACACATCGATTCACCGAGTAA